In Streptomyces durocortorensis, a genomic segment contains:
- a CDS encoding bifunctional serine/threonine-protein kinase/ABC transporter substrate-binding protein, which yields MDDLRPTDPARIGGHRLLGRLGAGGMGVVYLGRTDAGTLAAIKVILPEYAGDEDFRTRFRREAEAARRVDSPWAVRVTGADTEAERPWLATEFAPGPTLSDVVVQRGPLPARSVTVLGALLARALGAVHAAGLVHRDVKPGNVLLTADGPRLIDFGIARTADATALTATGLIVGTPGFLPPEQASGDGAGPAGDVFSLGCLLAYAATGQPPFGSGAVDALLYRTVHDAPDLDGIDDPALRRLLERCLDKDPAARPTAAGLGTLVPGDATGGASADWLPEDIVRIIADRSAALLALPGIDATVFDEPAPPPPAPDRRRFLLYAAGGAAALGAGAFAAVRLTGSGAGGGGTGGASGGRRVIIGVHADLTGPQEAAGRAQERGVRLAVDRFNSLDGQPFRLAVKVLDDRGDPGRSARVAEEFARDPEVLAVIGPTGDAATGAALAAYDEAALPVLTVSALQITFPARVNGSFFQAAPSYAVLSFPIVRRLLLRPDVERLGVLIDRSGGQAAYQAGYATNLITPSLTTGTTHPRVVPAGSTELAPVIADFLDHRSDAIFYAGDAAGAARTARALAATPFKGPRLAQHTAMAPEFLERAGKSADGWEFITPFTDASAPAATAFTAAHRKRFGSPPAPWAAEAYDVTGLVARELAALADSATKRATPSGGPSASPSGDGRPTRPELTAAIAAARYEGISRTYAFDKEDQQLVGQDAHLYRVEDGRHRYLGPAPKPKS from the coding sequence ATGGACGATCTGCGACCCACCGACCCCGCCCGGATCGGCGGACACCGGCTCCTGGGCCGCCTCGGAGCGGGCGGTATGGGCGTCGTCTACCTCGGACGCACCGACGCCGGGACGCTCGCCGCCATCAAGGTGATCCTTCCCGAGTACGCCGGGGACGAGGACTTCCGGACCCGCTTCCGCCGCGAGGCCGAGGCCGCGCGGCGGGTGGACAGCCCCTGGGCCGTGCGCGTCACCGGAGCGGACACCGAGGCCGAACGGCCCTGGCTGGCAACGGAGTTCGCTCCCGGGCCGACCCTCTCGGACGTCGTCGTCCAGCGCGGGCCACTGCCCGCGCGCAGCGTCACCGTCCTCGGCGCACTGCTCGCCCGCGCACTGGGCGCGGTGCACGCGGCCGGACTCGTCCACCGCGACGTCAAGCCGGGCAACGTCCTGCTCACGGCCGACGGGCCCCGGCTGATCGACTTCGGGATCGCCCGCACCGCCGACGCCACCGCGCTGACCGCCACCGGACTCATCGTCGGCACCCCCGGCTTCCTCCCGCCCGAGCAGGCGTCCGGCGACGGCGCCGGGCCCGCCGGGGACGTCTTCTCGCTCGGCTGCCTCCTCGCCTACGCGGCCACCGGGCAGCCGCCCTTCGGCAGCGGCGCGGTCGACGCCCTCCTCTACCGCACCGTGCACGACGCCCCCGACCTGGACGGCATCGACGACCCGGCACTGCGCCGCCTGCTGGAGCGGTGCCTCGACAAGGACCCGGCGGCGCGCCCGACCGCCGCCGGCCTCGGCACGCTGGTACCGGGGGACGCAACGGGCGGGGCGAGCGCCGACTGGCTGCCCGAGGACATCGTCCGGATCATCGCGGACCGGTCCGCCGCCCTGCTGGCCCTGCCCGGCATCGACGCCACCGTCTTCGACGAACCCGCCCCGCCGCCTCCCGCCCCTGACCGGCGGAGGTTCCTGCTGTACGCGGCGGGCGGCGCGGCGGCCCTCGGCGCGGGAGCCTTCGCCGCCGTACGGCTGACCGGGAGCGGCGCCGGGGGCGGCGGGACGGGCGGCGCGTCCGGTGGACGCCGCGTGATCATCGGCGTGCACGCCGACCTGACGGGCCCTCAGGAAGCGGCCGGGCGGGCCCAGGAGCGCGGTGTGCGCCTCGCCGTCGACCGCTTCAACTCGCTGGACGGCCAGCCCTTCAGGCTCGCCGTGAAGGTCCTCGACGACCGGGGGGACCCGGGCCGCTCCGCCCGGGTCGCCGAGGAGTTCGCCCGCGACCCGGAAGTCCTCGCGGTCATCGGCCCCACCGGCGACGCCGCGACAGGGGCGGCACTCGCCGCGTACGACGAAGCGGCGCTGCCGGTCCTGACGGTGTCGGCCCTCCAGATCACCTTCCCGGCCAGGGTCAACGGCTCCTTCTTCCAAGCCGCCCCCTCCTACGCGGTCCTCTCGTTCCCCATCGTCCGCCGCCTCCTCCTGCGCCCCGACGTCGAGCGGCTGGGCGTGCTGATCGACCGGTCCGGCGGGCAGGCCGCGTACCAGGCCGGCTACGCCACGAACCTGATAACGCCAAGCCTCACCACCGGCACCACCCACCCGCGCGTGGTGCCCGCCGGGTCCACCGAACTCGCTCCGGTCATCGCCGACTTCCTCGACCACCGCAGCGACGCCATCTTCTACGCCGGGGACGCGGCCGGGGCGGCCCGTACCGCCCGCGCCCTTGCCGCCACCCCCTTCAAGGGCCCGCGTCTGGCCCAGCACACCGCCATGGCACCGGAGTTCCTGGAGCGGGCGGGCAAGTCCGCCGACGGGTGGGAGTTCATCACGCCGTTCACCGACGCGAGCGCACCCGCGGCGACCGCGTTCACCGCCGCCCACCGCAAGCGCTTCGGCTCGCCGCCCGCACCCTGGGCCGCCGAGGCGTACGACGTCACAGGCCTCGTCGCCCGGGAACTGGCCGCCCTGGCCGACAGCGCCACGAAGAGAGCGACTCCGAGCGGCGGGCCGAGCGCGTCCCCCTCCGGGGACGGCCGCCCCACCCGCCCGGAGCTCACGGCGGCGATCGCCGCCGCCCGGTACGAAGGCATCTCCCGCACCTACGCGTTCGACAAGGAGGACCAGCAACTGGTCGGCCAGGACGCCCACCTGTACCGGGTGGAGGACGGCCGCCACCGCTACCTCGGCCCGGCCCCGAAGCCGAAGAGCTGA
- a CDS encoding bifunctional serine/threonine-protein kinase/ABC transporter substrate-binding protein, producing the protein MRPLTSEDPRTIGPYRALARLGAGGMGVVHLARSAGGALAAVKVIRAEHAADPAFRARFRREAEAAARVSGPWTVPVLGADTEAREPWLATAYVPGPSLGEVVGAGGALPPDTVAALGRRLAEALAAVHTAGLIHRDVKPGNVLLALDGPRLIDFGIARHEGATALTATDAVIGTPGYLAPEQATAGPLGPACDVFSLGCVLAYAATGRRPFGEGGAAGVLFRTIHEDPDLTGVPPVLLPVITACLAKDPSDRPPARRIAADPGAGASPDLRDPREAWGQPGTRPDSSTPWVIPAGLTALIAERSAAALTLPDPEPLPTTLTPAGDGTGDVGEDGAESRRSRRSRLARRRLLTAGAAGAVLLTGGSTAAWLAGRQRRAGSGGPSAGSGEPPTYTIGLHADLSGPGRATGLAHRRGVELAVADHNSRKEQALRLALRTEDDAGDPRQALRTADRLGADPEVIAVVGPTGDVLREEIVERYAKARLAPVVVAAGATTVETGSGADLHLCLTRTLDRALATGLIGYLVNTRPAKRILLVQDAADPVLGGEIGGTFRNATPTGSTLIEHPLPRGAAGYGGAARKAVTARADAVVHAGGDASRAARLATALADAGFTGTRLAAGPALGPAFLTGAGRAAEGWVFAEAYSDPAALPAARAFTAAHRKRFGAPPATWAAEAYDAVHLIARAAGATSASGELRSGMARRLVRTEHRGIVRTLAFHASTRQARHENGIFLYRIENGRPRFLGPYDEL; encoded by the coding sequence GTGCGGCCCCTCACCTCCGAGGACCCCCGCACCATCGGCCCCTACCGGGCCCTGGCCCGGCTCGGCGCGGGCGGCATGGGCGTGGTCCACCTGGCGCGCTCGGCGGGCGGGGCGCTCGCCGCCGTCAAGGTGATCCGGGCCGAGCACGCCGCCGACCCCGCGTTCCGGGCCCGCTTCCGCCGCGAGGCCGAGGCCGCCGCCCGGGTCTCCGGCCCCTGGACCGTCCCGGTGCTCGGCGCGGACACGGAGGCCCGCGAACCGTGGCTGGCGACCGCGTACGTCCCGGGCCCCTCGCTGGGCGAGGTGGTCGGCGCCGGGGGTGCGCTGCCGCCCGACACCGTGGCGGCGCTGGGCCGCCGACTGGCGGAGGCGCTCGCCGCGGTGCACACGGCCGGGCTGATCCACCGCGACGTGAAACCCGGCAACGTGCTCCTCGCCCTCGACGGCCCCCGCCTCATCGACTTCGGGATCGCCCGCCACGAGGGCGCGACCGCGCTGACCGCCACCGACGCGGTGATCGGCACCCCCGGCTACCTCGCCCCCGAACAGGCGACGGCCGGACCGCTCGGACCGGCGTGCGACGTGTTCTCGCTCGGCTGCGTCCTCGCGTACGCGGCGACCGGCCGCCGCCCTTTCGGCGAGGGCGGCGCGGCGGGCGTCCTGTTCCGCACGATCCACGAGGACCCGGACCTGACGGGTGTGCCCCCCGTCCTGCTCCCCGTGATCACCGCCTGCCTGGCCAAGGACCCGTCGGACCGCCCGCCCGCACGGCGGATCGCGGCGGATCCGGGGGCAGGGGCGTCTCCCGACCTCCGTGACCCCCGCGAGGCATGGGGGCAGCCAGGGACGAGACCGGACAGTTCGACCCCCTGGGTCATCCCCGCCGGGCTCACCGCGCTGATCGCCGAGCGGTCCGCCGCCGCCCTCACGCTGCCCGACCCCGAGCCGCTGCCGACCACGCTCACCCCGGCCGGGGACGGCACCGGGGACGTTGGCGAGGACGGCGCGGAGTCCCGCCGCTCCCGCCGCTCGCGGCTCGCCCGGCGGAGGCTCCTGACCGCCGGGGCGGCCGGAGCCGTCCTCCTCACCGGCGGCTCCACCGCCGCGTGGCTCGCCGGGCGGCAGCGTCGAGCGGGGAGCGGCGGCCCCTCCGCGGGCTCCGGGGAGCCGCCCACGTACACGATCGGGCTCCACGCCGATCTCAGCGGACCCGGGCGGGCCACGGGCCTGGCCCACCGGCGCGGCGTCGAACTCGCGGTCGCCGACCACAACTCCCGCAAGGAACAGGCGCTCCGGCTCGCCCTGCGGACCGAGGACGACGCCGGGGACCCCCGGCAGGCGCTCCGGACGGCGGACCGGCTGGGCGCGGACCCCGAGGTCATCGCGGTCGTCGGGCCGACCGGTGACGTGCTGCGGGAGGAGATCGTCGAGCGGTACGCCAAGGCGCGGCTCGCCCCGGTCGTCGTCGCGGCGGGGGCCACCACCGTCGAGACCGGCTCCGGTGCCGACCTCCACCTCTGCCTCACCCGCACCCTCGACCGTGCGCTCGCCACCGGCCTCATCGGCTACCTCGTCAACACCCGCCCCGCCAAGCGCATCCTCCTCGTCCAGGACGCGGCCGATCCCGTGCTCGGCGGCGAGATCGGCGGCACGTTCCGCAACGCCACCCCGACCGGCTCCACCCTCATCGAGCACCCGCTTCCCCGGGGCGCCGCGGGTTACGGCGGGGCGGCCCGCAAAGCCGTGACCGCCCGGGCGGACGCCGTCGTGCACGCGGGCGGCGACGCGTCCCGGGCCGCCCGGCTGGCCACCGCCCTGGCGGACGCGGGCTTCACCGGCACCCGGCTCGCCGCCGGACCCGCCCTCGGGCCCGCCTTCCTCACCGGAGCGGGCAGGGCCGCCGAGGGCTGGGTCTTCGCCGAGGCGTACTCCGACCCCGCGGCCCTCCCCGCGGCCCGGGCGTTCACCGCCGCCCACCGCAAGCGCTTCGGCGCACCCCCTGCCACCTGGGCCGCCGAGGCGTACGACGCGGTCCATCTGATCGCCCGCGCCGCCGGGGCCACCAGTGCCTCGGGCGAGCTCCGCAGCGGCATGGCCCGCCGACTCGTCCGGACCGAGCACCGGGGGATCGTGCGGACCCTCGCCTTCCACGCCTCGACCCGCCAGGCGCGGCACGAGAACGGGATCTTCCTCTACCGGATCGAGAACGGCCGCCCGCGCTTCCTGGGCCCGTACGACGAGCTCTGA
- the tdh gene encoding L-threonine 3-dehydrogenase — protein MKALVKQKAEPGLWLMDVPEPEYGPTDVLIKVLRTGICGTDLHIRAYDGWAQQAVTTPLVLGHEFVGEVAATGSDVVDIAVGDLVSGEGHLVCGKCRNCLAGRRHLCRSTIGLGVGRDGAFAEYVVLPASNVWVHRVAVDLDIAAIFDPFGNAVHTALSFPLVGEDVLITGAGPIGIMAAAVAKHAGARNVVITDVSEARLALARKVGVSLALNVADRTIADGQRELGLREGFDIGLEMSGRPEAMRDMVANMTHGGRIAMLGLPAEEFAVDWSRIVTSMITVKGIYGREMYETWYAMSVLLEGGLDLAPVITGRYGYRDFEAAFDDAASGLGGKVILDWTV, from the coding sequence GTGAAGGCACTCGTCAAGCAGAAGGCCGAACCGGGACTGTGGCTGATGGACGTGCCGGAGCCGGAGTACGGCCCCACCGACGTCCTGATCAAGGTCCTGCGCACCGGAATCTGCGGCACCGACCTGCACATCCGGGCCTATGACGGCTGGGCGCAGCAGGCGGTCACCACCCCGCTCGTCCTCGGCCACGAGTTCGTCGGCGAGGTCGCCGCGACCGGTTCCGACGTCGTCGACATCGCGGTCGGCGACCTGGTCAGCGGCGAGGGCCACCTCGTGTGCGGCAAGTGCCGCAACTGTCTCGCGGGCCGCCGCCACCTCTGCCGCTCCACGATCGGCCTCGGCGTCGGCCGGGACGGCGCGTTCGCCGAGTACGTCGTGCTGCCCGCCTCCAACGTGTGGGTGCACCGGGTCGCCGTCGACCTCGATATCGCCGCGATCTTCGACCCGTTCGGCAACGCGGTGCACACCGCGCTGTCCTTCCCGCTGGTCGGCGAGGACGTCCTGATCACCGGCGCCGGACCGATCGGCATCATGGCCGCCGCCGTCGCCAAGCACGCCGGTGCCCGCAATGTGGTCATCACCGACGTCAGCGAGGCCCGCCTCGCGCTCGCCCGCAAGGTCGGCGTCAGCCTCGCCCTCAACGTCGCGGACCGGACCATCGCGGACGGACAGCGCGAGCTGGGCCTGCGCGAGGGCTTCGACATCGGCCTGGAGATGTCCGGCCGCCCCGAGGCGATGCGCGACATGGTCGCGAACATGACGCACGGCGGCCGGATCGCGATGCTCGGACTGCCCGCCGAGGAGTTCGCCGTGGACTGGTCCCGGATCGTCACCTCGATGATCACCGTCAAGGGGATCTACGGCCGCGAGATGTACGAGACCTGGTACGCCATGTCCGTCCTGCTGGAGGGCGGCCTCGACCTCGCCCCCGTGATCACCGGCCGGTACGGCTACCGCGACTTCGAGGCGGCCTTCGACGACGCCGCGAGCGGCCTCGGCGGCAAGGTCATCCTCGACTGGACCGTCTGA
- a CDS encoding glycine C-acetyltransferase: MFDSVRDDLRTTLDEIRAAGLHKPERVIGTPQSATVAVTSGGRPGEVLNFCANNYLGLADHPEVIAAAHEALDRWGYGMASVRFICGTQEVHKELEQRLSAFLGQEDTILYSSCFDANGGVFETLLGAEDAVISDALNHASIIDGIRLSKAQRHRYVNRDMADLEKQLKEASGARRRLIVTDGVFSMDGYVAPLQEICDLADRYDAMVMVDDSHAVGFVGPGGRGTPELHGVMDRVDIITGTLGKALGGASGGYVAARAEIVALLRQRSRPYLFSNTLAPVIAAASLKVIDLLESAGDLREQLNANTELFRTRMTAEGFDVLPGDHAIAPVMIGDAAKAGRMAELLLERGVYVIGFSYPVVPQGAARIRVQLSAAHSTADVNRAVDAFVDARAALDAEA, encoded by the coding sequence ATGTTCGACTCCGTACGCGACGATCTGCGCACCACCCTCGACGAGATCCGCGCCGCCGGGCTGCACAAGCCCGAGCGCGTCATCGGCACCCCGCAGTCCGCGACCGTGGCCGTCACCTCCGGCGGCCGCCCCGGCGAGGTCCTCAACTTCTGCGCCAACAACTACCTGGGCCTGGCCGACCACCCCGAGGTCATCGCCGCCGCCCACGAGGCGCTGGACCGCTGGGGCTACGGGATGGCCTCCGTCCGCTTCATCTGCGGCACCCAGGAGGTCCACAAGGAGCTGGAGCAGCGGCTCTCGGCCTTCCTCGGCCAGGAGGACACGATCCTCTACTCCTCCTGCTTCGACGCCAACGGCGGTGTCTTCGAGACCCTGCTCGGCGCGGAGGACGCGGTGATCTCCGACGCCCTCAACCACGCCTCGATCATCGACGGCATCAGGCTCTCCAAGGCCCAGCGCCACCGCTACGTCAACCGGGACATGGCCGACCTGGAGAAGCAGCTCAAGGAGGCGTCCGGGGCCCGCCGCCGTCTGATCGTCACCGACGGCGTCTTCTCGATGGACGGTTACGTCGCCCCGCTCCAGGAGATCTGCGACCTGGCAGACCGCTACGACGCGATGGTCATGGTCGACGACTCGCACGCCGTCGGCTTCGTGGGTCCCGGCGGCCGCGGCACGCCCGAGCTCCACGGTGTCATGGACCGGGTCGACATCATCACCGGCACTCTCGGCAAGGCGCTCGGCGGGGCCTCCGGCGGCTACGTCGCGGCCCGCGCCGAGATCGTCGCCCTGCTGCGCCAGCGCTCGCGCCCGTACCTCTTCTCCAACACCCTCGCCCCGGTCATCGCCGCCGCGTCCCTCAAGGTCATCGACCTGCTGGAGTCGGCCGGGGACCTGCGCGAGCAGCTCAACGCCAACACCGAGCTGTTCCGTACCCGGATGACCGCGGAGGGCTTCGACGTCCTGCCCGGCGACCACGCCATCGCCCCCGTCATGATCGGGGATGCCGCGAAGGCGGGCCGGATGGCGGAACTGCTCCTGGAGCGCGGTGTGTACGTGATCGGGTTCTCGTACCCCGTCGTCCCGCAGGGCGCGGCCCGTATCCGGGTCCAGCTCTCGGCCGCGCACTCCACCGCCGACGTGAACCGCGCGGTGGACGCGTTCGTCGACGCGCGGGCGGCGCTGGACGCGGAGGCGTAA
- a CDS encoding LysR family transcriptional regulator: protein MIDARRLRILRAVADHRTVTAAAAALYLTPSAVSQQLAALEQETGHRLVERGARGARLTSAGEILLSHANVVLAQLERAEAELADYSAGVAGTVTVAAFATGIGLVLAPALRELARTAPGIRVRVQDAEGDASVPMVLDRQVDVAVAVEYRGAPAEDDRRLTRVPLYSEPFDAVLPVDHRLADQAQVAVADLAKDPWIGPYPGNPCHDVVVLACEFAGFAPRLEHSSDDFRAVVALAGADAGVALVPRSALSGMELTGVVVRPVEGSAPTRRVFAAVRQGAEGHPLIRPVLAAMEAVAVREAGLARA, encoded by the coding sequence ATGATCGATGCGCGGCGGCTGCGAATCCTCCGTGCGGTGGCCGACCACCGCACGGTGACCGCGGCCGCCGCCGCGTTGTATCTGACGCCCTCCGCGGTGTCCCAGCAGCTCGCCGCCCTGGAGCAGGAGACCGGTCACCGTCTCGTCGAACGCGGGGCGCGCGGGGCCCGGCTCACCTCCGCGGGCGAGATCCTCCTCAGCCACGCGAACGTGGTCCTGGCCCAGCTGGAGCGGGCCGAGGCGGAGCTCGCCGACTACAGCGCGGGCGTCGCCGGTACGGTCACGGTCGCCGCGTTCGCCACCGGTATCGGCCTCGTCCTCGCCCCCGCCCTCAGGGAGCTCGCCCGCACCGCGCCCGGCATCCGGGTCAGGGTCCAGGACGCGGAGGGCGACGCGAGCGTGCCGATGGTGCTGGACCGGCAGGTCGACGTGGCGGTGGCCGTGGAGTACCGGGGCGCCCCCGCCGAGGACGACCGCCGTCTCACCCGCGTCCCCCTGTACTCGGAGCCCTTCGACGCGGTGCTCCCGGTGGACCACCGCCTCGCGGACCAGGCCCAGGTGGCGGTCGCGGACCTCGCGAAGGACCCGTGGATCGGCCCCTACCCGGGGAACCCCTGCCACGACGTGGTGGTCCTGGCCTGCGAATTCGCCGGGTTCGCCCCGCGCCTGGAGCACTCGTCGGACGACTTCCGGGCGGTGGTCGCGCTGGCCGGGGCGGACGCGGGGGTGGCGCTGGTACCGCGCTCGGCCCTAAGCGGGATGGAGCTGACCGGGGTGGTCGTCCGCCCGGTCGAGGGCAGCGCCCCCACCCGCCGGGTCTTCGCGGCCGTACGGCAGGGGGCCGAGGGCCATCCGCTGATCCGGCCGGTGCTGGCGGCGATGGAGGCGGTGGCGGTACGGGAGGCGGGACTCGCACGGGCGTGA
- a CDS encoding VOC family protein — MSHIALVTLVVRDYDEAVAFYRDALGFEPVEDTDRGDGTRWVVVRPRGAASGTGLLLARAKDEDQAARVGAQTGGRVGFFLHTEDFAADHARMTAAGVRFLEEPRHETYGSVAVFEDLYGNRWDLLQPAD, encoded by the coding sequence GTGTCCCACATCGCCCTGGTCACCCTCGTCGTCCGCGACTACGACGAGGCCGTCGCCTTCTACCGTGACGCGCTCGGGTTTGAACCGGTGGAGGACACCGACCGGGGCGACGGCACCCGCTGGGTGGTGGTGCGCCCGCGCGGGGCGGCGTCCGGTACGGGGCTGCTGCTGGCCCGTGCCAAGGACGAGGACCAGGCCGCACGGGTCGGGGCGCAGACCGGCGGGCGGGTCGGCTTCTTCCTGCACACCGAGGACTTCGCGGCCGACCACGCCCGGATGACCGCGGCCGGGGTGCGCTTCCTGGAAGAGCCGCGCCACGAGACGTACGGCTCGGTCGCGGTCTTCGAGGACCTCTACGGCAACCGGTGGGACCTGTTGCAGCCCGCGGACTGA
- a CDS encoding nucleoside/nucleotide kinase family protein, translating to MDFLDGTTTGGRAALTDRARALAEGGQRRVLGIAGPPGAGKSTLAERLVATLDGRAVLVPMDGFHLAAAELDRLGRADRKGAPDTFDAAGYAALLRRLRDPDPVHPVYAPAFDRALEEPVAGALAVEPDVPLVITEGNYLLLEDGPWAPVRGLLDEVWFLDLDPEIRVHRLVERHVRYGKPRPYAREWVARSDEANARLVLSGRDRADLIVRQPTRER from the coding sequence ATGGACTTCCTGGACGGTACGACCACCGGCGGCCGGGCCGCGCTGACGGACCGGGCCCGCGCGCTCGCGGAGGGCGGGCAGCGGCGGGTCCTCGGTATCGCGGGCCCGCCCGGGGCCGGGAAGTCCACGCTCGCCGAGCGCCTGGTGGCCACTCTGGACGGACGCGCCGTCCTCGTCCCCATGGACGGCTTCCACCTCGCCGCCGCCGAGCTGGACCGCCTCGGCCGCGCCGACCGCAAGGGCGCCCCCGACACCTTCGACGCGGCCGGGTACGCGGCGCTCCTGCGGCGGCTGCGCGACCCGGACCCGGTCCACCCGGTGTACGCACCCGCCTTCGACCGGGCTTTGGAGGAGCCGGTCGCCGGGGCCCTGGCCGTAGAGCCGGACGTGCCGCTCGTCATCACCGAGGGCAACTACCTGCTGCTGGAGGACGGGCCGTGGGCGCCGGTGCGCGGGCTGCTCGACGAGGTGTGGTTCCTGGACCTCGACCCGGAGATCCGGGTGCACCGGCTCGTCGAGCGCCATGTGCGGTACGGCAAGCCCCGGCCGTACGCACGCGAGTGGGTCGCACGGTCCGACGAGGCGAACGCCCGGCTGGTGCTCAGCGGCCGCGACCGGGCCGACCTGATCGTGCGGCAGCCGACGCGCGAGCGATAG
- a CDS encoding aminopeptidase P family protein encodes MPSTSPSAQRSAPPAPFTADDYRARMARAAESAAGAGLAGVIVAPGPDLVHLTGYRPVSTERLTLLVLRAGQDPVLVVPTLEAPDAAAATGAPALTLRDWTDGKDPYAVTAPLLDAEGRFGVSDNAWAMHLLGLQRALPGTSYTALTEALPMLRAVKDVAELERLTAAGAAADAAYEEILKVRFSGRREVDVATDLAALLREFGHSQVDFTVVGSGPNGANPHHEAGTRTIERGDMVVLDFGGLKHGYGSDTSRTVHVGEPTAEEQRVHDIVREAQRAGCAAVRPGAACQEIDRAARAVITEFGYGDRFIHRTGHGIGVTTHEPPYMIEGEEQPLVPGMCFSVEPGIYLPGRFGVRIEDIVAVTEDGGRRLNTTARELAVVE; translated from the coding sequence ATGCCCAGCACCAGCCCGTCCGCCCAGCGGTCCGCCCCGCCCGCACCCTTCACCGCCGACGACTACCGGGCCCGGATGGCGCGGGCCGCCGAGTCCGCCGCCGGGGCCGGGCTCGCCGGGGTGATCGTCGCGCCGGGGCCCGACCTCGTCCACCTCACCGGCTACCGGCCCGTGAGCACCGAACGCCTCACGCTCCTCGTGCTGCGGGCCGGGCAGGACCCGGTCCTCGTGGTCCCGACCCTGGAGGCGCCCGACGCGGCCGCCGCCACCGGGGCGCCCGCGCTCACCCTGCGGGACTGGACCGACGGCAAGGACCCGTACGCGGTGACCGCCCCGCTGCTGGACGCCGAGGGCCGCTTCGGCGTCAGCGACAACGCCTGGGCGATGCATCTCCTCGGCCTTCAGCGGGCGTTGCCCGGCACCTCCTACACCGCGCTCACCGAGGCGCTCCCGATGCTCCGCGCGGTGAAGGACGTTGCCGAGCTGGAGCGTCTCACGGCCGCCGGCGCCGCCGCCGATGCCGCGTACGAGGAGATTCTGAAGGTCAGGTTCTCCGGCCGCCGGGAGGTCGACGTGGCGACCGATCTCGCCGCCCTGCTCCGGGAGTTCGGGCACTCCCAGGTCGACTTCACCGTCGTCGGCTCCGGCCCCAACGGGGCCAACCCGCACCACGAGGCGGGCACACGCACCATCGAGCGGGGCGACATGGTCGTCCTCGACTTCGGCGGCCTGAAGCACGGCTACGGCTCCGACACCTCCCGTACGGTCCATGTCGGCGAGCCCACCGCCGAGGAGCAGCGGGTCCACGACATCGTCCGCGAGGCCCAGCGGGCGGGCTGCGCCGCCGTCCGGCCCGGAGCCGCCTGCCAGGAGATCGACCGGGCCGCCCGCGCGGTGATCACCGAGTTCGGCTACGGCGACCGGTTCATCCACCGCACCGGCCACGGCATCGGCGTCACCACCCACGAGCCGCCCTACATGATCGAGGGCGAGGAGCAGCCGCTAGTCCCCGGCATGTGCTTCTCCGTGGAGCCGGGCATCTACCTCCCGGGCCGGTTCGGCGTCCGGATCGAGGACATCGTGGCCGTCACCGAGGACGGCGGACGGCGGTTGAACACCACCGCCCGTGAACTGGCCGTCGTGGAGTAG